The Candidatus Omnitrophota bacterium genome includes a window with the following:
- the pilO gene encoding type 4a pilus biogenesis protein PilO encodes MSEIIERKERGRMAFSKREKRLAWITFASAIAVILMWGGKLISSRISDSSVSSATQQQFLELFAMMDNVDEQKTRNLALRNKLGNEKGTFIEKNEAHKFVAALEQTAGMSGMQIKSYSYNENMRTRPMPRLDVKLSMQCQYEQLIPFLDNLRNCSIVCQVTSIKSTLQDKNRPDLDVQLTVSTYLIDAKTQSASPAAAVARG; translated from the coding sequence ATGAGTGAAATAATCGAGCGGAAGGAGCGCGGACGCATGGCATTCTCCAAACGGGAAAAACGTTTAGCATGGATCACTTTCGCATCGGCGATTGCGGTTATCTTGATGTGGGGAGGCAAACTAATCTCCTCCAGGATATCCGATTCCAGCGTATCCAGCGCTACCCAGCAGCAATTTCTTGAACTTTTCGCCATGATGGATAACGTCGACGAGCAAAAGACGCGCAATTTGGCGCTGCGCAATAAATTAGGCAACGAAAAAGGGACATTCATCGAGAAAAACGAGGCTCACAAATTCGTGGCCGCATTGGAGCAAACAGCGGGGATGAGCGGAATGCAAATCAAGAGTTATTCCTACAACGAAAATATGCGCACGCGGCCTATGCCGCGTTTGGATGTCAAATTGTCGATGCAATGCCAATACGAGCAATTGATCCCTTTTCTGGACAATCTGCGCAATTGCAGCATCGTCTGCCAAGTTACATCCATTAAAAGTACATTGCAGGATAAAAACCGGCCGGATTTAGACGTTCAGTTGACTGTTTCCACTTATCTGATCG